A genomic region of Elstera cyanobacteriorum contains the following coding sequences:
- the mdoH gene encoding glucans biosynthesis glucosyltransferase MdoH, whose amino-acid sequence MRRRKFPVPNTAGRASSRPGETYQRASAVSVVIVTNYSPRCRVCQSPASTFASLLMTDLAATPETSADAPSLALRRGLMLILCLGLALAVTSLMVRILEVNGWSWAEVGALICFILTLPWTVLGFWNASIGFCLVHIAGRLGVDPVAAVNPRLVPKDDARPITTRTAITMTIRHEDPAQVIARLRLMRADLEASGWGRHFHFYLLSDSARPEAAAAEEAAFAAWKATDAHPEELIYRRREQNTGFKAGNVRDFLTRFGCPYDFFLPLDADSLMGARSILRLVRSLQAFPQVGLLQTLVVGMPSGSFFARAFQFGMRQGMRTYTMGSAWWQGDCGPFWGHNALIRLAPFRDHCELPVLPGTPPLGGLILSHDQVEAALLRRAGFEVRVVPEEGESWEENPPALPDFVKRDLRWCQGNMQYFQLLGLPGLKAPSRIQIGLAILMYVGAPAWMGFLVFGLAQAFLPAGPAPYPADLGLTLFAVIMTLSLSPKLLGVLDLLIQRRERQRYGGTLRLVGGALIELVLMTLLAPVIALIETRFMLGLLFGKAVGWDAQQRQGYRVRWGQAAHGLWLPTLFGGLYGLGLWIGAPGALPWAAPLLTAYLLSIPLCVLTASPRFGALCHRWGILAIPEEIDASAPVHTLPGAIGPR is encoded by the coding sequence GTGCGAAGGCGTAAATTCCCGGTCCCCAATACCGCCGGGCGGGCATCCAGTAGGCCGGGTGAAACGTACCAAAGGGCAAGCGCGGTATCAGTCGTCATAGTCACGAACTATAGTCCCCGGTGCCGCGTTTGCCAGTCCCCCGCGTCAACCTTTGCGAGCCTTTTGATGACCGACCTTGCCGCTACCCCGGAAACCTCGGCCGATGCCCCCTCGTTGGCGCTAAGGCGCGGGCTGATGCTGATTCTCTGCCTTGGGCTTGCCTTGGCCGTCACCAGCCTGATGGTCAGGATTTTGGAGGTGAACGGCTGGAGTTGGGCGGAGGTGGGGGCGCTTATCTGCTTTATCCTGACCCTACCGTGGACGGTATTGGGGTTCTGGAACGCCAGCATCGGCTTCTGTCTCGTGCATATCGCCGGGCGGCTTGGTGTTGATCCGGTCGCCGCCGTTAATCCGCGTCTTGTGCCGAAGGACGACGCCCGCCCGATCACGACGCGCACGGCTATCACCATGACGATCCGTCACGAAGATCCGGCGCAGGTGATCGCCCGGCTGCGCCTAATGCGCGCCGATCTGGAGGCGAGCGGCTGGGGCCGACACTTTCATTTCTATCTTCTGTCGGATAGCGCCCGTCCCGAGGCGGCAGCCGCCGAAGAAGCCGCCTTTGCCGCCTGGAAAGCGACCGATGCACACCCGGAGGAGCTGATTTACCGCCGCCGGGAGCAGAACACCGGCTTTAAGGCGGGGAACGTGCGGGACTTCCTAACGCGCTTCGGCTGTCCTTATGATTTCTTCCTGCCGCTGGATGCCGATAGTTTGATGGGGGCGCGGTCGATCCTACGGTTGGTGCGCAGCCTGCAAGCCTTTCCCCAGGTCGGGCTGTTGCAAACCTTGGTTGTCGGCATGCCATCCGGCAGTTTCTTTGCCCGCGCCTTTCAGTTCGGCATGCGCCAAGGAATGCGGACCTATACGATGGGAAGCGCCTGGTGGCAGGGCGATTGCGGGCCGTTCTGGGGCCATAACGCCCTGATCCGCCTCGCCCCGTTCCGCGATCATTGCGAGCTGCCGGTATTGCCGGGCACGCCGCCGCTGGGCGGATTGATCCTATCGCACGATCAGGTGGAAGCGGCCTTGCTGCGCCGGGCGGGGTTCGAGGTACGCGTTGTGCCGGAAGAAGGCGAAAGCTGGGAAGAAAACCCGCCCGCCCTGCCCGACTTCGTAAAACGCGATTTGCGCTGGTGCCAAGGCAACATGCAATATTTCCAGCTTCTGGGGCTACCGGGGTTAAAGGCACCGTCGCGCATTCAAATCGGTCTGGCGATCCTGATGTATGTTGGCGCCCCGGCGTGGATGGGCTTTTTGGTGTTCGGGCTTGCGCAGGCCTTTTTGCCTGCCGGTCCCGCCCCTTACCCCGCCGATCTGGGGCTTACGCTCTTCGCGGTGATCATGACCCTCAGCCTCTCGCCGAAACTGCTGGGTGTGCTCGATTTGCTGATCCAGCGTCGGGAGCGCCAGCGCTATGGCGGCACGCTGCGACTGGTTGGCGGCGCCTTGATCGAACTGGTCTTGATGACCTTGCTCGCGCCCGTGATCGCCCTGATCGAAACCCGCTTCATGCTGGGGTTGCTGTTCGGTAAGGCAGTGGGTTGGGACGCCCAGCAGCGCCAAGGCTATCGGGTGCGCTGGGGCCAGGCGGCGCACGGCCTGTGGCTGCCGACCTTGTTCGGCGGGCTGTATGGTCTCGGTCTGTGGATCGGCGCGCCGGGCGCGCTCCCGTGGGCGGCGCCTCTGCTCACCGCCTATCTTCTCAGCATTCCGCTGTGCGTGCTGACCGCCAGCCCGCGCTTCGGGGCTTTATGCCACCGCTGGGGGATTTTGGCGATTCCCGAAGAGATCGACGCTAGCGCGCCGGTCCATACGCTGCCGGGGGCCATCGGCCCCCGGTAA
- a CDS encoding zinc-dependent alcohol dehydrogenase, giving the protein MTTDTALALWYVSPGLLDARPAVLGTGNLRLRTLYSGVSRGTERLVLTGQVPASESDRMRGPAQEGDFPFPVKYGYCCVAEVTEGPDDWLGQRVFTLHPHQTVFRADATAVTPLPPGLPPARAVLAANMETALNALWDSGAGPADRIAVVGGGSVGLLVAALATGLPGALVSLIDPDPARQALAARFGVSQAAIPDADVVFHASGSPAGLQTALDCAGMEAAIIELSWYGTKPVTVSLGGAFHAKRLRLIGSQVGQVAPSRRPRWSYGRRLAAALDLLKDDRFDALLSDPIPFAEASNRLPALLSEGASALMPLIVYPT; this is encoded by the coding sequence ATGACGACTGATACCGCGCTTGCCCTTTGGTACGTTTCACCCGGCCTACTGGATGCCCGCCCGGCGGTATTGGGGACCGGGAATTTACGCCTTCGCACACTTTATTCGGGCGTCAGTCGCGGCACCGAGCGGTTGGTGCTAACCGGGCAGGTCCCGGCTTCGGAATCCGACCGGATGCGCGGTCCGGCGCAGGAGGGCGATTTCCCGTTTCCGGTCAAATACGGCTATTGCTGCGTGGCCGAGGTAACCGAGGGGCCGGATGATTGGCTGGGGCAGCGGGTGTTTACCCTGCATCCCCATCAGACCGTGTTCCGGGCCGATGCGACCGCCGTAACGCCTCTGCCCCCTGGGCTGCCCCCCGCCCGCGCGGTGTTGGCGGCCAATATGGAAACGGCGTTGAACGCCCTGTGGGACTCCGGCGCTGGACCGGCGGACCGTATTGCCGTGGTCGGCGGCGGCTCGGTAGGGCTGTTGGTCGCAGCCCTGGCCACCGGGCTGCCGGGGGCGCTGGTGAGCCTGATCGATCCCGACCCGGCGCGGCAGGCGCTGGCGGCGCGTTTTGGCGTTTCTCAGGCGGCGATACCGGACGCCGATGTCGTCTTCCACGCCTCTGGCTCCCCCGCCGGGCTGCAAACCGCGCTTGACTGTGCCGGGATGGAAGCCGCGATTATCGAGCTAAGCTGGTACGGCACAAAGCCGGTAACGGTAAGCCTGGGCGGGGCGTTTCATGCGAAGCGCCTGCGCCTGATCGGCTCGCAGGTCGGGCAGGTGGCGCCCAGTCGTCGCCCACGCTGGAGCTATGGGCGGCGGCTGGCGGCGGCGCTCGATTTATTGAAGGACGACCGCTTTGATGCGCTGCTGTCCGATCCAATTCCCTTCGCCGAGGCATCCAACCGCTTGCCTGCGCTGTTATCGGAAGGGGCGTCGGCGCTGATGCCCCTGATCGTCTATCCCACTTAA
- a CDS encoding 6-pyruvoyl trahydropterin synthase family protein, with protein MYALEVRDHIMIAHSLPRPVFGPAQGLHGATYIVDVAFFRETLDPDNLVVDIGLASDALKKLLAPLNYQNLDTVPALAGQITTTEFLARFIFDGMAAAVKAGDLGPHAAGLAKLRVTLEESHVARASFEGALA; from the coding sequence ATGTATGCCCTTGAAGTTCGCGACCATATTATGATTGCCCATAGTTTGCCGCGCCCAGTTTTCGGCCCCGCGCAGGGGCTGCATGGTGCGACCTATATCGTCGATGTTGCCTTTTTCCGCGAGACCCTCGACCCCGATAATCTGGTGGTCGATATCGGCCTCGCGTCCGATGCGCTGAAGAAACTGCTGGCGCCGCTGAACTATCAGAACCTCGATACTGTTCCGGCGCTGGCGGGGCAGATCACCACGACCGAATTTCTCGCCCGGTTCATTTTCGATGGGATGGCCGCCGCAGTCAAAGCGGGGGATTTGGGGCCGCATGCGGCGGGTCTCGCGAAGCTGCGGGTGACGCTGGAAGAATCCCATGTCGCCCGGGCTTCTTTCGAAGGGGCGCTGGCGTGA